The Scomber scombrus chromosome 19, fScoSco1.1, whole genome shotgun sequence DNA window AGAAATTAAGAAATACTTGCATTTGCCTGTGTAAAATTCTGCAGTAGAAATGAGCACTTCCACAGcatcttttctgtctcttattCTGGGGAGTGTTGTgacaacatgtaaaaaaaaattggtatTTTTCTTAGCGGTGTACTTTGATggtatctctttctctcctgttttcctcacttcatccatcctcatcctctgtAACTCAAACCAATTCACGCTGCCAAGGTTCCAGAAGACGACAGAAAGGCTCTGACTATACCTCTACCTCAGACGAGGAGTACGACTCAAACCAGAGCACTCCTAAACATAAACGCTCCCAACCTTCCTCAGCTTCTCATAGCCCACGCAGTCATCCTCGGTCCCAGCCGGTGGTCGCGCTCCGTCCGAAACCTCGCTGCAGAGATTCTGAGGACGAGAACCATGAGGGAGACGCCTTCCACAATTGGTCCTCCCACAGTGCTGAGATTGCACGGTAAGACAGGAGATGAGTGTGTTTGAATATTACAGATGGTTACATCAGTGTGTTTACTAGAGCCACACTTGCACTTTGATGCAgccattagcatttatttgaaaGCATTTTCCCATTAAGGGCTCATGTGTGACTCGATAGCCAATACCACAATAGAAATTGAACAATTGAATTACCATGCCTCATTTACTGCCATTAAGTTTATTACTGGAATATTGGACGGGCAGAAGCATTACATTAGTATCACTGACTTTGATGTGTGTATGGTCACACTAAAATAATAAGTGACAGAAGCTGCTACCTCTCCTATAtcattttggtctttttaatCACTGTTACGGAACGTCTGTGtctatgttatttttattttttttggccatCACTTATTATATGTGTTCCCTTTCTGGTAGGTTGAGTCAAGACCTGGCTAAAGACCTTGCTATCTTGGCCAGAGAGATTCATGATGTGGCGGGTGACGGTGATCCTCAGAGCTCTGCAATGGAGAGCGGCGTACCTGTCTCCACAGTGACCGCTCATGAACAGGTACATCAGACATTATTCTGCTTAAtctacaacacaaaaacaccaaattgGTCTTTTTTTGTCCTCCTTATCATGAATTACATTCTTTTGTTGAAAAAGAAGCACCTCTCAGTGATTTTGTTGCAGGTTTTTAAGTAGTACATTATTCTATTTTGGCTCCCCAGATCAGGTGCGGTTATGTAGAAGTCAGTATAGAAGACTAATTTCTAAAGTCTAATTATGTTGCAGCTGGTTCACCATATTCCAGAGGCTGGATTAAACTACCAGAGAGTCCCACCAAATTCTGCATCAACAATGGACACAGACCAGAACTTGAGTGACCGTGAACAGAGCTCCAGGCAGCGAGCTcggaagagagaagaggtgtgaCAAAACCTTGTGTAAAATGTCTGATGCTAGCACTTGGAGTTTGttattaagtattttatttatcctCCAGGCCATTGTTGACAATCTGATGCTGAATCCAGTGTCTCAGATCATCGCAGCCATCAGAGAGAACACTGAGCAACTCGCTGAGAAAATTAAGTAAGATGTTCATAAAgcaggcaacacacacacgtatataaaCAACCTTCCTTTACATAATTAATCAggatttggtaaaaaaaaaaaaaaaaaaaaagtattgatcCTGCCTGATAGCCAGACTGCAGAGCTAATAATCTTAAATTTGTCTAACTGACTGAGTCTATATGGAGACGTATAGTCTGTCTGACAATGTGTGACTGAGAGGAGAACTCTCAGGAGTTGTAGCCTTTTGAGTAGAATAGGTGCAGAATAAACACTGATACTTGAAAGTTTATGTTCTGAGattgtgtttcctgtctttatttaattttttttttaaaggatagcAAAGaagaatatatacattataGGACACCTTGATTGGATTTAGTTTTACAAAGTCAATACAATTATGTAGGCCCAAGTGGTTCCTATGCTCTGTTTTCCAGACTAAATCAATAATGTTTTGGACACAGAAATGGGAATTGTCCCTTTTAAAGAACACTGTAAGAAGTCTAACAACTGAATGTGGTATTGTGTATGCAGGGTACTGTTTCAGGACAGGATGGATGTTTGGGAAGAAATTGAGTCCAAAGTTAATTCTGACAGTGAGGTCCCAGTTGTCAAAACCTCCAACAAGGTTGGTGATGaccttttgtacattttcaagCTAAATATAAGTCAGTGATTGTTGTGCATTTGACCTAAATCAGACATCTGTATTTCAGGAAATCACATCTATTTTGAAAGAACTCAGGAGAGTTCAAAGACAACTTGAGGGTAAGTCACTCCAACTAATTATAGACACATGATAAATAATTTTATCATCATAATGCTTTTGAGTCAACCcaaaaaatcaacaaacagctacattttctttctttttctagtCATTAACACAGTCGTGGAGCCCGGTGGGCCTGAAGAGACCAGGGCCTCCTCATCGTCTGGAGTTCGGCTCTCCAGATCATCGTCCTCGCGAGACTGGAGAACAGTCCACTCTGCCTCCAAACGAGGTGGCGGCCCGAGGCCCAGCGAGAGTGTCAGGAGAGCGGCTGTGACACCAGATGATCTCAGAGAGGGATATTTAGTTTGagatgacacaaacacacaggttcCACCCGTCCTGAACTTCTGCTACAAACGCAGCTGCTGGACCATTGTGCAGAAAGTGAAACCAAGAGGGGGAAGTGAAACCAACAACTTCCTGCACATCCAAACATTCACACCTCTACACTATGGGCACTACACACCTTCACTGTACTCAGTGGTGTAACACACAGGCAAGCCTGCACTAAACGCCCTTAAAATAAACTTGGTGTGAGGCTCTCATATGAGGTGGTGATTTAAGGAAGAACCATAATATTGAAATAGATCTATTTCACCTCCAACGGACCTCAAAACTATACttgattctgtgtgtgtttgacatcaGCCTCGTTATTTGCCAATGATACGACCAACATTGCTGATTTTTGAAAGCTTAATGAAATTACTCGGTTTAATTGAAAACCAGCCTGAGCATAATCAACTCAGGGAAATCTTATAAAGATATCCGTGTTTAGTGACAAATCAAATTTTTGAGAAGTTATTCATAGATATTTGTTCTAAGTAGAAAAGAACTGCAGTTACAGCTTGCAGTTGTTGGTGTACTGTGTATATTCAGTAATTCCCCGTtgcatttccctttttttcatgttaatgtCTTTTGTTTGCCACTTTCCTCATTGTTCACCAGATTTAGAGAAGAatgtaaaaagtatttattaGGGGATTTTTGTGAGACGTTTGTGGTAATTTATAACTGAAACAAGATGACTTTGATAGAGAGTTGGTAGACTCAAGTGCCAGACCAAGTAATGTTGTATTCacaattgtgtgtatttattctgGTAACATATCTCAGTGTAGCGACTCTGTTCACGCCCTTCTCAGTACTTTGACACCATCTATTTTGTCCAACTGGGGGTGAAAATCCCTCAGGAATGTGTGGTCCGAATAGAGGGAGGGGCTCAGTCACCGGGCAACCAGAAATGCAAGTGGCTGTAAAACACTACAAATTAGTTTTCAGTCATTCCTCATGAGCCCTATACTTTTAGATAAGATTTGTATCAAACACAAATGGCTTAAACTTGTTCAGACAATCAAAACGACTGACAAGAATGAGACTCCTTTATCTGTGTTTATCAGTGACACAGTATTCTGCTACTGAGCATATCACACCACACCTAAACTATCCATATGGTTGTTGTTATACACTAAGAGCTATCAGAGCACTGTGATGCATGTTTGACATTTCCTCTGAAGTCACATGATGGGTCCTCACATGACAGGAGAAGTCATGTAAATTCCCATTGAGGTGTAGAAATTGTAGATGTTGACGTCAGTCTGTAAATATCTAAAGATAATCTATATTTCCTACAGAATACCTCTCAATCTTTTGCACTAATGGAGTACATTATCCCCTCAACCGTATATGCTGCAAACTGAAAGCCTTTACTCTCCTGTGAAAGATTGTAAACATTTGATGATTTTGAGGCTAAAGCAGGAAAGAAAGTAATCCAGTTCACCAGCAAGTTTTTCTCCCCTCTTCCCAGTCCAGGTTTGTACATGTGATTGTAATCGGGAAGTTTCCTCTAAGTGCCACAGAGCTGTGTGAGATAATGCCTCATGCAGCCAAGCACAGTGGTTGTTTACAGGCAAGAAATTGAATGTTTGTCCTCTTTGACTCCTCTTGCTCAAAGTGTTGCTGCTATTCATCTTCTATGGGATTTTATCTCCCCTTTTTTGCTTTACTCCATCTAAGTCCAAGCTAAAGAAAGTCAGAGCTGAAATTTAAGTCTAGTGTGTCAAATTTGTGTCCCATTTTTCATATTCAATTTCGGTTACACATTCTTTCATGTAGAGTTATATTGTTATCTTGCTGTCTTGTTGGTTGGTCTCTATGTTTGGTTGTTTGTGTAAATTGTTAGAAgatgatttcatgttttgtttttttcaaataaatttgATTAGCAAATCTGCtctgtctgatttttttctttcttcttttcactAACAACACAATTTCCTCTAAAGTAATTATATGTCTCCAAACcagaaatgaaagtaaaaacaggAACAGTGCTGTGATATATTCGTCACCAAAAACATCACTCAGTTCAGTTCAGGGTGAAAGCTGGAGGAGAAACACGCACATTTGTGAGCTCTTCCAGTGGAGAAGTACCTGCTTTGTGTGAGTTGCTTTTGCTTTCAATACTTTGAAAACCAAACTTAACTTTACACCATTTAAATCTCGAAATAGTAAGTTCTGTTATTCTTGGCTGTCGGAGCAGATCTCAAACTGTTCTGTTCAAATGGgtcatttcctgctttttaacttttaatagaCAAACTTCTAGAAAGGAAAAATGTACAGAAGCCTGAGTGACAGTGATGTCTCAAACAAAAGGGTAGGACTTCATCAAACATACATCAAGCTATTCACTCTGTTTTGTGCATTCTCTTACTGGAGTTGTTTTCATATCCTGCTTGGTGGTGTTAGAGGTCGACCAGCTGTGTAATGTTAGTTGTGGTTTTGGGCTGCCTGGTGGTTTTGGGGATCCTGCTCGCCATCGCTGTTCTGAAGAGACCACCGGCTCCCAAAGATCATGAGGTACTCCCTGGAGACACTGGTGGGAGCAGTTTCACTACAGACCAATGCAGGTAATAATCTGTCTAACACGTAGATAGATGAGTTTATTAGTATttataaagtaataaaagtTGAACCCTCAAAAGCAGCTTATTGTTGCTTCCTTTCCACAACATTAATGATACAGATTCAACTACAACACACAGAAACTGTATGCTTTTTCCACTGTCTGCTCTTGGGTTGCCTTAAGGTGCCATGTAGGTTGTTTATCTAATCTTTTGTGTAGTTATTAATCTTTTGTAATTGTTATTAATGTAGGAAATCTGGATTTTGGTCATGGTcataaatatttttatgtttaaacaaacctgttgtttcttgtttttcaaagCTGCACCATTATGTTCTGAGTTTCATTTTCCTGAGAAGTCACTCAGCAGATGTGGTTGTTTATCCTGCAGTATGACCCTCGTGGAGAGCATTCCTCAACACATGAGTTTTAAAGCCAATGTAACATTTGGGATCCCTCTGGAAAAAGCATGGAAAGACCTTATCTCCATGGCTACGGACCAAATGGATGTGGCCTCTTTCTACTGGACTTTAACCGGGGAAGACATCAACGTTAACTCTTCCTCTGATGCACCTGTAAgtttttaacaattaaaaaaaagtcacctgAAAATATTGGTCTAAAGCATCTTCACCTCCTTGAATAATCATAGTTGAATATGTTGTTGTATTGATGAGAAGTTCCATAATACTCTGTCTGCTCCTGGCAGGGAAGGGATATCTTGGAGCAACTTGAAACATTGCCGTCAAGGAATGTGTCTGTCCGAGTGGTGACGAGCATTCCCTCCTTTAAAACAAACTCCACTGATTTAGAGATCTTGAAACAGAAAGGTTTGGAACAGACTCTCTTGTTCTCATAATCTGCATTcagtatattgtgtttttacttgCAGTGCTAATCTAGTCTCTTTTCCTGATATGTCTGCAGGAGTTCAGGTGAGGGCGGTGGACTTTGGGCGCCTGACAAAAGGTGTCCTCCACAGCAAGTTCTGGATAGTCGACAGGAAACATGTGTTCATTGGCAGTGCAAACATGGACTGGAGAGCTCTCACACAGGTAACACCGCAAATCTACACATGTAAGggcttgtttttcatttgaacacTGATCTCACAATTTGATAATTCACATTTGACTGTGTAGGTGAAAGAACTGGGAGTGGTGATCTACAACTGTTCCAGTCTAGCAGAGGACCTCCATAAGATCTTCCAGTCTTACTGGGTGATGGGACAGCCCAACAGCTCCCTACCACAGCCCTGGCCTTCAAAGTATGACACTGACATCAACAAACATCACCCCCTGCTGGTGAAAGATGGTAATGTCTCCAGCAGGCTCTACCTTGCAGTGAGTTCTTTAAGTTTCAGTCTCATTTCCCTCTTTACAGGCTGTTGTCTCTATTTATAGACCAGTGAGTGTAACATGTTTACAGTCTCTGAAAAATCCCGTTTTATGTGtcaaatattttagtttttagtggtgttatttcatatttgtgttttttacaagGGTTCTCCACCATCGTTCTGTCCTAAATCGAGGACTCAGGACCTGGAGGCGATTCTCTCCATCATCTCAGAGGCTCATCACTATATTGATATAGCCGTCATGGAATACTTTCCCGCCACACTCTTTGAAAGGCCTCGGAGGTGAACCTGACCctcaaaagaaaatgtttgtttccatCGAATTATGCATctcttttgctttatttttctcactttgtATAACTTTTGATTGAACAGATACTGGCCGTTCATTGATGACGCCATCAGGACTGCTGCATTCGAGAAGGAGGTGAAGATCCGGATGCTTATCAGCTGCGGCCGGGACTCTGATCCAGCAATGCTGCCCTTCCTTCAGTCCCTAGCCTCGATGGACAGCTCTAAGCATCATATCAACATTCAAATAGTaagacacaaaatgaaataGATGGAAACAAACATCTTTCCTGAtgatttgtctgtttgtgttcatgtatcATTCTCTTTACAGAAATTGTACATTGTGCCTGTGGGAAACCAGTCTGATATTCCATACTCTCGAGTCAACCACAATAAATACATGGTGACTGATAAAGAAGCCTACATTGGTGAGTGACATTACTTTCAGGATTAGTATTTATGCATACTTACTGTTGCAAGCAGGTCAAATCTTGTGCATTCAGGTGTTTAGAGGGCCATTTATTGTATGTGAATCAGTTAATAATTGATCGATTGTTACGCAGGTACCTCCAACTGGTCAGGGGACTATTTTCTGACCACAGCTGGAGTGGGTCTAGTGATTTCCCAGCATGCTCCACACCCTGTATGGAAGACTGAGGCCCTGCAGAGCCAGCTCAGGGCAGTGTTTGACCGGGACTGGCACTCTGAGTTTGCAGTGAACCTTGCTGACCTGGGCCACCACCCAGACTGTGCATTATCAAAATGATAGAAGATAAAAGCTTAACAGAAATATAATTAAACCATAGTGGTGGTTATTATATCAtctatatgtaaaaaaaacaaaaaaacaatttatttggatttttttgtttattaagcAAAAGTATGAATATTCAACAGCTGAAAAAGAGGATGAAGTTCTTTATGAATGAAACAACGGTATCAGAAGGGCAAACATCACACCAGCAACAACAGCTGAACTGGTTCTTTATATCTGTGTGACTAAGGTTTGCACAGTTCTTACATGTACATTCTTCATTTTTCCATCCTCACTTATCTGACTTCTCAATGTAACTTGTATgtagatttattgttttatcacTGACAGTGTGAAGCTgattgtctgtatgtgtgattaTGAAACATGTTGTGTAATTATAAGATATATGACAGAAACCAAAGCGGGAGTCACTAATTCACTGTAatggacaaaaaacaaagagggCTCGAACAACTGCTACAGTCCTTTGACAAAAGTGGGGGACTTCACTGCtgattaaaagaaaactataaGCGAACTGtggtacagtacatcaaatggtaacatttatgtttaacactgtacataGTCCCAATGAACAAATTTCTACTGCTAAATGCTTTTTGCAGTGTAGTGTTGTCGCtatgaatatgtttttgtaGCTTTAACTACCCTTTGCAGCACTGTAGATAGTAACATTTATCAAGAGAATAGCCAAACAACACCATGTTCATCAAACAGGACAGATGCATTACAGAAGTGTCACTTTAGtttgataaaataatcaaaaagaaatgtgtaattaatgtaataatcaTTTTTGCAAAATGCCATATCTAGAaaccaaaatatacaaataccAAGACctgtttttgaaataaaacagtacAATGATACAATCTTCTTATCAAACCtttcacagcagacagtttGACATATCAAATAAGGAAAGGCACAGGGGGAACAAATTACACTAACGATGGCTGTGTTCTTTTAAGGTGAGCCTGTTCTAGGGCACTGAAGGGCATcttcacacactgacatgttATATAATgtcaaattatattatttacacctgtgcttttccttctttaacatgtcaaaatttctgctgtgaaaagggttTGATAAGAAAGCTGTGAAATTACTGTTAAGCACTTCACTGGTacggctgggggggggggggggggggggtctcttGTGCACACCAGAAACTTTCACGTGCTCACAAGAAAGTGTCTGGTGCACACGCCTATCGCCTATTGAACATTTCTGCTTCTGCTGTGTGGAAGGAGTACAGGAGTTAGATGAGTTAAGTATTTTAACCTTGGACTTCATTCTAAAGACATTACCAGTTTGCTTGCAAGTCGTCACCATCATATTGTCTCCCATTTAAAACGAATTTTGAAATCTTGCAGTCTGTTTCGCTGCAAGTTTGGATAAAGTATTGGTCCTTTAGCTGAATGCTTTTTTTCCAGTCTCCAGCAGTTCCTCCATAGTAATTTCTGAACAGACAGATGCCTTGTTCCACCTCCATGTCCTGTTCGCACCAGAAACTCAACGATTTCTTGCTCtgtataaaaacactgaaaaagaaacactgagcAACATTTTATTCTGGATTTTCCCTTCAGAtgtaaatacatgaaaaatgttCCCCTCGGCATTCAGGGTCTGTGGGTGTCATTCCCCTCCCCTGCACTAGATGGCGCTGTGTCGGCTGTGCAGCCCCCGCAGTGCGGGCGCAGGGCGGAGCTCCCGGCTGTGTAGTACGTGTGCTTCACACAGCCGCCAGTGAGCTAACTCACTAACTAACGCTACAGCTGGACTGATTTCACAACGATGGTGCTGCTTGAAAACGACTCGGTAAGAACAAATATGAT harbors:
- the LOC134000896 gene encoding 5'-3' exonuclease PLD4 encodes the protein MYRSLSDSDVSNKRRSTSCVMLVVVLGCLVVLGILLAIAVLKRPPAPKDHEVLPGDTGGSSFTTDQCSMTLVESIPQHMSFKANVTFGIPLEKAWKDLISMATDQMDVASFYWTLTGEDINVNSSSDAPGRDILEQLETLPSRNVSVRVVTSIPSFKTNSTDLEILKQKGVQVRAVDFGRLTKGVLHSKFWIVDRKHVFIGSANMDWRALTQVKELGVVIYNCSSLAEDLHKIFQSYWVMGQPNSSLPQPWPSKYDTDINKHHPLLVKDGNVSSRLYLAGSPPSFCPKSRTQDLEAILSIISEAHHYIDIAVMEYFPATLFERPRRYWPFIDDAIRTAAFEKEVKIRMLISCGRDSDPAMLPFLQSLASMDSSKHHINIQIKLYIVPVGNQSDIPYSRVNHNKYMVTDKEAYIGTSNWSGDYFLTTAGVGLVISQHAPHPVWKTEALQSQLRAVFDRDWHSEFAVNLADLGHHPDCALSK